The Mustelus asterias chromosome 23, sMusAst1.hap1.1, whole genome shotgun sequence genome window below encodes:
- the LOC144510496 gene encoding uncharacterized protein LOC144510496: MEGKSTVHSGETLYTCSVCAQGFSQSSDLSEHKCSHNEEKPWKCDDCGMLFKYSSVLEIHLRCHTGERPFVCSECGKGFTESCYLLRHQRVHTGDRPFICSECGKGFFQSCDLLRHQRVHTGDKLFICSECGKGFSQSSDLLRHQRVHTGEKPFSCSECGKGFSQSFDLLIHQRVHTGERPFSCSQCGKRFNHPSDLLRHQRGHTGEKPFICSKCGKGFTRSSNLRTHQRVHTGEKPFICTQCGKRCATSSNLRSHQQVHK; this comes from the coding sequence atggaaggaaaaagcaccgttcacagtggggaAACActatacacgtgttctgtgtgtgcacaaggcttcagccaatcatctgacctgtcagAACATAAATGCAGCCATAATGAGGAGAAACCctggaaatgtgatgattgtggGATGTTGTTCAAATACTCATCAGTGCTGGAAATTCATCTACGATGTCACACTGGAGAGCGACCATtcgtctgctccgagtgtgggaaggggttcactgAGTCATgttacctgctgagacaccaacgagttcacacaggagacagaccgttcatctgctctgagtgtgggaagggattctttcAGTCATGTGACCTactgagacaccaacgagttcacacaggAGACAAActattcatctgctccgagtgtgggaagggattcagtcagtcgtcagacctgctgagacaccagcgagttcacactggggagaagcctttcagctgttccgagtgtgggaagggattcagtcagtcatttgACctactgatacaccagcgagttcacactggggagagaccattcagctgctcccagtgtgggaagagattcaatcaTCCATCTgacttgctgagacaccagcgaggccacactggggagaaaccgttcatctgctcgaagtgtgggaagggattcactcggtcttCCAACctacggacacaccagcgagttcacacaggggagaaaccgttcatctgcacccagtgtgggaagagatgcgCTACCTCCTCCAACCTACggtcacaccagcaagttcacaagtaa